One window of Arvicola amphibius chromosome 6, mArvAmp1.2, whole genome shotgun sequence genomic DNA carries:
- the Ripor2 gene encoding rho family-interacting cell polarization regulator 2 isoform X2, producing MQFLDPEELLVDEEDDVFGEGLPTRLPEIMLVGSQSFSPGGPNGIIRSQSFAGFSGLQERRSRCNSFIENASALKKPQAKLKKMHNLGHKNNNTPKEPQPKRVEEVYRALKNGLDEYLEFHQTELDKLTAQLKDMKRNSRLGVLYDLDKQIKTIERYMRRLEFHISKVDELYEAYCIQRRLQDGASKMKQAFAASPASKAARESLSEINRSYKEYTENMCTIEAELESLLGEFSIKMKGLAGFARLCPGDQYEIFMKYGRQRWKLKGKIEVNGKQSWDGEETVFLPLIVGLISIKVTELKGLATHILVGSVTCETKELFAARPQVVAVDINDLGTIKLNLEITWYPFDVEDTTPSSGPGNKTAALQRRMSMYSQGTPETPTFKDHSFFSNLPDDIFENGKAAEEKRPLSLSFSDLQDGDCVFTSSSATSPSSSHSTHPEITITPAELTHGSLSSQNEGTGDSSSSSSRNSLGEDHEPKTPAKSEVVEPRKPSVVAGSGTKSLFLENSVAEALLQESDEASELKPVELDTFEGNITKQLVKRLTSAEGPIATEKLFFEGSVGSESEAGRSFLDGSLEDAFNGLFLALDPHKEQYKEFRDLNQEVTHLDDVLKDAKHLEDQRLNDSASRTEITEGE from the exons GACTGCCAACCAGACTCCCCGAAATCATGCTGGTGGGATCCCAGTCCTTCTCGCCTGGAGGGCCCAATGGCATCATCCGGAGCCAGTCCTTCGCAGGTTTTAGCGGCCTACAGGAAAGACGATCCAG GTGTAACTCCTTCATTGAAAATGCGTCTGCTCTCAAGAAGCCTCAGGCCAAGCTGAAGAAAATGCACAATTTAGGGCACAAAAATAACAACACTCCTAAAGAGCCTCAGCCGAAGAGGGTGGAAGAGGTCTACAGGGCTCTGAAAAACGGGCTTGA TGAGTACCTGGAGTTTCACCAGACGGAGCTGGACAAGTTGACCGCTCAGTTAAAAGATATGAAAAGAAACTCTCGCCTG GGTGTGCTGTACGACCTAGACAAG CAAATTAAAACGATTGAAAGATACATGCGACGCCTGGAGTTTCACATTAGTAAG GTAGACGAGCTTTATGAAGCCTATTGTATCCAACGGCGCCTCCAAGATGGTGCCAGCAAAATGAAGCAAGCATTTGCGGCGTCCCCTGCCAGCAAGGCTGCCCGAGAGAGTCTGTCAGAGATCAACCGCAGCTACAAGGAGTACACAGAG AACATGTGCACCATTGAGGCGGAGCTGGAGAGTCTTCTGGGAGAATTCTCCATCAAGATGAAAG GTCTGGCTGGCTTTGCTCGCCTCTGTCCTGGAGATCAATATGAA ATTTTCATGAAGTATGGCCGGCAAAGGTGGAAACTGAAGGGCAAAATAGAAGTGAATGGCAAACAGAGCTGGGATGGAGAAGAAACAGTCTTCTTGCCCCTCATAGTCGGGCTCATTTCCATCAAG GTCACAGAACTCAAAGGACTGGCGACTCACATCCTGGTAGGCAGTGTGACCTGCGAGACCAAAGAGCTGTTTGCAGCCCGACCCCAGGTGGTGGCTGTTGACATCAATGACCTTGGTACCATCAAGCTGAACCTGGAAATCACCTGGTA TCCCTTTGATGTGGAGGACACAACCCCGTCATCAGGCCCTGGGAACAAGACCGCTGCTCTCCAGCGGAGGATGTCCATGTATAGCCAGGGCACCCCAGAGACTCCTACCTTCAAAGACCACTCCTTTTTT TCAAATCTGCCAGATGACATCTTTGAAAATGGAAaggcagcagaggagaaaagGCCACTGTCCCTCAGCTTTAGTGACCTGCAGGACGGAGACTGCGTCTTCACCTCCAGCTCAGCCACCTCACCCTCCAGTTCACACTCAACCCATCCAGAGATCACCATCACCCCTGCCGAGCTCACCCATGGCAGCCTGTCCTCACAGAATGAGGGCACGGGGGACAGCAGCTCCTCATCTTCCAGGAATTCCCTGGGTGAGGACCATGAGCCAAAGACCCCTGCAAAGAGTGAGGTGGTAGAGCCCCGgaagcccagtgtggtggcagGGTCTGGCACAAAGAGCCTGTTCCTGGAAAATAGTGTTGCCGAGGCTCTCCTGCAGGAATCAGATGAGGCTTCCGAACTCAAGCCGGTGGAGCTGGACACATTTGAAGGAAACATCACCAAGCAACTAGTGAAGAGGCTCACCTCAGCCGAGGGGCCCATAGCCACGGAGAAGCTTTTCTTTGAAGGCTCTGTTGGTAGCGAGTCTGAGGCTGGCCGGTCCTTTCTCGACGGCAGCCTGGAAGACGCCTTCAATGGACTCTTCCTCGCATTAGACCCACACAAGGAGCAGTACAAAGAGTTCCGGGATCTGAACCAGGAAGTCACACACTTGGATGATGTCCTCAAA GATGCTAAACATCTTGAGGATCAGAGACTCAATGATTCTGCTTCCCGGACGGAGATCACTGAGGGTGAATGA